A DNA window from Phragmites australis chromosome 11, lpPhrAust1.1, whole genome shotgun sequence contains the following coding sequences:
- the LOC133884007 gene encoding uncharacterized protein LOC133884007, producing the protein MAHSPRTKGIIQHFEQQMRLQVEGLGDDIRTTNERLGQLESSQLATGATLNEMKTAQATTNTNLANIMTRLQDLSQQLANVVQGQAAHSEIDEQGDADYAGDTEHEELPNNHNARDHHRWRANQQGMRQNQHRREVRNQDDSFAKVKFTIPAFNSKYDPDAYLNWELAIDQKFACHAFPANNQVRAATSEFTDFASIWWREHCGTNSVEEYYQELQIGMLRCGLVENDDAAMARFLGGLNREIQDVLDYKEYNNITRLFHLACKAEREVQGRQTRTRANYSAGRTNSWKPATTAASSSPSAAPSPSSNKQQTVSLAPHVQTKAAHNSSTPSALVASTGCTKEIQCHRCKGYGHVIRDCPNKRVLVIREDGEYSSASDLDDATYAMLATDVAGHKDTFAHEEHVAADDADKYFSLEYSDVFPKDLPAGLPPLRGIEHQIDLIPGASLPNRAPYRTNPDETKEIQRQVQELLDKGYIHESLSPCAVPVLLVPKKDGSWRKFVVVYFDDILIYNNSLEEHIDHLRAVFDALRSACLFENLDKCSFCTAHVSFLGYVVTAQGIEVDSSKIEAIQSWPTPSTVTQIRSFLGLAGFYRRFVRYFSTIAAPLNELTKKGVPFSWGPAQDEAFLTLKDKLTHAPLLQLPDFTKMFELECDA; encoded by the exons ATGGCGCATTCTCCTCGAACAAAGGGCATCATACAGCACTTTGAGCAGCAAATGAGGCTGCAGGTAGAAGGACTTGGCGATGATATCCGAACAACAAATGAGCGCCTGGGCCAGCTTGAGAGCTCCCAGCTTGCAACAGGTGCAACGCTGAATGAGATGAAGACCGCCCAGGCCACCACCAACACTAATCTGGCCAACATCATGACACGCCTTCAGGACCTGTCACAACAGCTTGCTAATGTTGTACAGGGCCAAGCTGCCCATAGTGAGATTGACGAACAGGGTGATGCTGATTACGCTGGTGATACCGAGCATGAAGAGCTTCCCAATAACCACAATGCTCGGGATCATCATCGGTGGCGTGCAAATCAGCAAGGTATGCGTCAAAACCAGCACCGACGTGAGGTACGTAATCAGGATGATTCTTTTGCTAAAGTTAAATTCACTATACCTGCGTTCAATAGCaaatatgatcctgatgcttaTCTTAACTGGGAGCTCGCTATTGATCAAAAGTTTGCATGCCATGCTTTTCCTGCAAATAACCAAGTTAGGGCTGCTACTAGTGAGTTTAcagattttgcatctatttgGTGGAGAGAACATTGTG GTACCAATTCTGTTGAAGAGTACTATCAGGAGCTGCAAAttggtatgttgcgttgtggctTAGTTGAGAATGATGATGCAGCTATGGCACGGTTTTTGGGGGGGCTGAAtcgtgaaattcaggatgttCTTGATTACAAGGAGTACAATAATATTACTCgtttgttccatcttgcttgcaaaGCTGAACGTGAAGTGCAGGGACGTCAAACGAGGACACGAGCTAACTATTCTGCAGGTCGCACCAACTCTTGGAAACCAGCCACTACGGCTGCGTCGTCCTCCCCTTCGGCTGCACCATCTCCATCCAGCAACAAACAACAAACCGTGTCTTTAGCACCTCATGTACAAACCAAAGCTGCACACAACAGTTCAACACCAAGTGCTTTGGTTGCTTCTACCGGATGCACTAAGGAGATACAGTGCCACCGCTGCAAGGGCTATGGACACGTCATCCGTGACTGTCCAAACAAGCGCGTGCTGGTCATACGTGAGGATGGTGAGTATTCTTCAGCTAGTGATTTGGATGATGCAACATATGCCATGCTTGCCACTGACGTTGCAGGACACAAAGATACATTTGCTCATGAAGAACATGTTGCTGCTGATGATGCCGACAAGTATTTCAGCCTG GAATACTCCGACGTTTTTCCGAAGGATTTACCTGCAGGTCTCCCACCTCTccgtggcattgaacatcagATTGACCTTATTCCGGGAGCTTCATTGCCCAACCGTGCGCCATATCGCACCAATCCCGACGAGACGAAAGAAATTCAGCGCCAGGTACAAGAATTACTTGATAAGGGGTACATCCATGAATCTCTTAGCCCATGTGCTGTTCCTGTCCTGTTAGTGCCCAAGAAAGATGGCtcatggc GCAAATTTGTGGTTgtctattttgatgatataCTGATTTACAACAACTCTTTGGAGGAACAtattgatcatttacgtgctgttttcgATGCTTTGCGAAGTGCATGTCTTTTTGAGAACTTGGATAAGTGCAGCTTTTGCACAGCCCATgtatcttttcttggctatgttgttacagcACAAGGTATAGAAGTGGACAGCTCCAAGATCGAAGCAATCCAGAGCTGGCCAACTCCTTCCACGGTGACGCAGATTCGGAGTTTCCTCGggcttgctggattctatcgcaGATTCGTTCGTTATTTCAGTACCATCGCCGCCCCGCTGAACGAACTCACGAAGAAAGGTGTTCCATTCTCTTGGGGTCCAGCACAAGACGAGGCCTTCCTGActttgaaagataagttaacccATGCACCTTTGCTTCAGCTTCCTGATTTCACTAAGatgtttgagctagaatgtgatgcttaG